CCGGGGGCCAAGTGCCGGCGCTTCATGGCGTCACCTTCGGATCCTCGCCCGGCACACCTTCGCGGATGCGCGTCGAGAATGCCGGCGAATCGCCCGCAGCCAGCGCGCGTTGCACGAAATTGCCGCGCTCCTGCAACTGGGCATAGGTGAAGCCCGGCGTGAGGCCGCCCTGATCGTAGGCGTACTCGGCAAAATAGCCGGAGAGCAGCAAACGGTAGTCGAGCGGGAGTCCCGGCGCGATGAGGCGGGCGATCTCGAACACGATGGTCGTGCAATTGCTCGTGAGAGTGTTGTACCAGGCCGGTTCGCTGTCGAGCTCCTCAGCGCGTTCCAGATAGCCGAGGAAGACCTGGCGCAGCGCGTTGGGCGGAATATTCAGCCGGTAGAGATACGTCGTCTCGCCGCGCACGTTGCTGCGCACACGCAGGATGTCGCGTTCGTCGGCGGCGACGAGCGTCGCTTCGAAGTCCTTGAAGAAGCCGCCGACGGCGGAGAACCTCTGCCCCTGCTTCTTGCGGATCTCGATGGAGAACACGACGCGCTTGCCGTCCGAGAAGCCGAACGACACCAGTGTGTGGGCGATGGCGGGACCCATCCAGTACGACAGGACGAGATCGGCACTCACGAGGTTGTCGAGATCGTATTCCCGGGTCTCCCAGCGGGGCGTGAAGTCGGTCGCCGTGCGCCATTCGAAGTTGCGCACGTTGTGCAGCGTGACGTGCGAGCCGTCGACATGAGAGGTGAGGCGCTGGGCAACGTCGGTGGCCCAGACGCGGTCGTTGGACGGCCGGATCGTCTGCCACCATCCGGCCAGCACGACCATTGCGATCAGAAAGCCCAACGGCCAGCCCTTGAGCGGCACGCCCGCACGCACGCGCAGCAATGCGATCACGGCGGCGACGCCGAGTCCTACCCACAACGCGATGACGAGATATCGGACCGGCGCCGGACCGGGGCACCGGTAGCCGAGGGCCATGGCGCCCCAGGCGCAGGCGCCCAGCACCAGCAGCGCGAGAAACGCGCGCAGGACATAGACGTACCACGCGAGGTGTTGGCTGGCGAGCGCGTCGCCAGCGTGGGATTGCAGTTGCAGCATATTTCGCAGAGGTCGATTCGGGCGGGCACCTCGCCCGGCGGCGCGGCGAGCTTGCCGCCGCCGCGCTATTGCGTCGCCAGCCGCTCGGCCCAACCCGCGCGGCGTACCACCCATTTTTCCAGTTCAGCGCCGAAGAATACCAGCAGACCGGCGCCAAAGACTTCCAGCCATTCGCGCGGATTGAGCGGGGACGAGCCGAAGGTCGTTTGCATGAACGGCACGTAGGTGTAAATCGCCTGAAGGATCAGACAGGCGGCGATCGTCATGAGCGCCACCCGGTTGCCGAACAGGCCCTGCCAGCCGATCGACGAGCCGAAGATCGAGCGGCTGCTGATCAGGTAGAACATCTCGGCAACGACCAGTGCATTGACGGCCATGGTGCGGGCCGCTTCCACGCTGGCGCCGTTGCGCCATTCCAGATAGAACAGCCCGAAGGTGCCGATCATCATCAGAACGGACACGAGCGTGACGCGCCACACGAAGAACCAGGAGAGCAACGACGCGCCGGGTGGGCGCGGGGCGCGTGTCATGATGCCCGGTTCGGCCCGCTCGAACGCCAGTGCGAGGCCCAGCGTGCTGGAGGTCACCATGTTGATCCACAGCACCTGCGCCGGCGTGAGCGGGACGACGCCCAATGCCAGCATGACGCCGGCAATGACCACCAGCGCCTCGCCGCCGTTGGTCGGCAGCATGAACAGGATGAATTTCTTGAGGTTGTCGTAGACGCCGCGTCCCTGACGCACCGCCTTGGCGATGCTCGCGAAGTTGTCGTCCGTGAGCACGATGTCGGCGGCCTCCTTGGCCGCTTCCGTCCCTTTGAACCCCATCGCCACGCCAACGTCCGCCCGCTTGAGCGCCGGGGCGTCGTTCACGCCGTCGCCGGTCATGGCGACGACCTGACCGTCGTCCTGCAACGCCTGGACGAGACGCAGCTTATGTTCGGGGCTCGCGCGTGCGAAGACGTCGATCTCCAGCGCGACGCGCCGCAACTCGGCGTCGTCCATGAGCGCGACCTCGGCGCCGGTGACGGCCGGTTTGCCCACGCCGATGTCGAGTTGCGCGCCGATGGCCTTGGCCGTTTCGGCGTGATCGCCGGTAATCATCTTCACGCGAATGCCCGCGCGGTGACATTGCGCTACCGCGGCGATCGCCTCGGCACGCGGCGGATCGATGATGCCGACGAGGGCGAGCAACGTAAAGCCGCCTTGCACGTCGCCGAACTCAAGCCGCGTGCCCGCCGGTTTCGCTTGCCGGAATGCCAGCGCCAGCACCCGAAGTCCCTGCGCGGCGGTGTCGGTCACCATACGCCGCCAATAGTCGATGT
This is a stretch of genomic DNA from Pandoraea faecigallinarum. It encodes these proteins:
- a CDS encoding DUF4105 domain-containing protein, encoding MLQLQSHAGDALASQHLAWYVYVLRAFLALLVLGACAWGAMALGYRCPGPAPVRYLVIALWVGLGVAAVIALLRVRAGVPLKGWPLGFLIAMVVLAGWWQTIRPSNDRVWATDVAQRLTSHVDGSHVTLHNVRNFEWRTATDFTPRWETREYDLDNLVSADLVLSYWMGPAIAHTLVSFGFSDGKRVVFSIEIRKKQGQRFSAVGGFFKDFEATLVAADERDILRVRSNVRGETTYLYRLNIPPNALRQVFLGYLERAEELDSEPAWYNTLTSNCTTIVFEIARLIAPGLPLDYRLLLSGYFAEYAYDQGGLTPGFTYAQLQERGNFVQRALAAGDSPAFSTRIREGVPGEDPKVTP